Below is a genomic region from Rhodohalobacter sp. 614A.
GGAACATAACTGAATTCAAACTGCTTATATAGATGTAAAATAGAATTGTGACTTTAAGTATTACATCTATCCATGGAGACAAATCTGGATGTAAACAAGGCTTATGATCTTGTTGTTGGGAAATTAGAAACATGGCTGAGTACGGCTATCGAGATGCTTCCCAATCTCGCGCTTGCCCTTTTGGTACTGGTACTTTTTTATGTGATTGGTAAACTGTTCAGAAAGTTTGTACGAAGGCTTCTCGAAAAAGCCACTACCAATAAAACCGTTATTGATTTGGCCGAGACGGTAATGTCGGTCGTCATAATCGGTATCGGTATCTTTTTTGCATTAAGTATTCTAAACCTGGACGGAACAGTTACAAGTCTCCTTGCCGGTGCAGGTATTATAGGTTTGGCTTTAGGTTTTGCATTTCAGGATATCGCAGCGAATTTCATTTCAGGTACGTTGCTTTCCATCCGGCACCCATTTGGAATCGGCGACATCATAAAGAGCAATGATTATTACGGAACCGTACAAAAGCTGAATTTGCGGAACACGATTATTAAAACGCCCCAGGGACAAATTGTATACATCCCCAACAAAGTTGTCTATGAAAATCCTTTTACCAACTACACGAAAAATTACGAACGCCGAATCGATTTGTCCTGTGGGATTTCTTATGGCGACGACCTGGAAAAAGTTAAAAAAGTGGCAACCGAAGCTGTGTCTTCCATAGAGAAGCGTGATCAAAGCCGGGATGTTGAGTTTTTCTTTACGGAATTTGGAGACAGTTCCATCAATTTTGTAGTTCGTTTTTGGGTTGATTTTACCAAGAATCCCGATTTCTGGGCACCACAAAGTGATGCCATTATGGTACTTAAAAAAGCTTTTGATGAAAATGATATCATGATTCCATTCCCAATCAGAACCCTCGATTTTGGAATTCGCGGCGGTGAAAAACTAGATACCATGTGGGATGGCCAGAAAAAATTAACCGACAATGCAGAGTCTGATTCAGATGGAAAATCAGAATCGGACTCCGGCAATGACGGCAAAGCTCAGAAAGAGAAAAAAGGAGAAAAAGAATAAACCTCTTCAGCGAGAACGTTCTCAATTATCCATTGTGGCAGAAGTATCCGCTTCTTGCTGCAACGAACTTCTCAAATTTCTGACCCAGG
It encodes:
- a CDS encoding mechanosensitive ion channel family protein produces the protein METNLDVNKAYDLVVGKLETWLSTAIEMLPNLALALLVLVLFYVIGKLFRKFVRRLLEKATTNKTVIDLAETVMSVVIIGIGIFFALSILNLDGTVTSLLAGAGIIGLALGFAFQDIAANFISGTLLSIRHPFGIGDIIKSNDYYGTVQKLNLRNTIIKTPQGQIVYIPNKVVYENPFTNYTKNYERRIDLSCGISYGDDLEKVKKVATEAVSSIEKRDQSRDVEFFFTEFGDSSINFVVRFWVDFTKNPDFWAPQSDAIMVLKKAFDENDIMIPFPIRTLDFGIRGGEKLDTMWDGQKKLTDNAESDSDGKSESDSGNDGKAQKEKKGEKE